GTGGCGCATCGATCCGCAATTTTGGAATGGTCTGGCCGATCGGACAGCCTGCGGGAGAATTGCATCGGGTGGCAATGCGATCGCGAGAGCTATGGTTGGCGCTTGCCAAACAATCGGGCGTTTGGGCAAATGCCTGTGGATCGTTGCACCTGGCGCATCGCCCCGATGAATTGGCGGTGCTGGAGGAGTTTGTCGCTCAAAATCAAAACGGTGAGATCAATGTCCAGATGCTTACCGCCGACGAAACGCTTCGCCGCACCCCTGCTGCGAAGCCCGAAGGATTATTGGGATCGATGTGGAGCGACACCGAACTGTGCGTCAATCCGCCGCGCGCGATCGCCGCGATTCCGTCGTGGCTATCGAGCCGCTATGGCGTCGATTGCGAGTTCGCCACAACGGTCTGCGAACTGGCTGATGGAACGCTCCAATCCAGCGATGCAAGGCAATGGCAAGCGGATCGCGTTGTGGTCTGCAGCGGAATCGATTTCCAGACGCTGTTGCCTGAAGCGTTCGCCCAATCGCCGCTGAAGATTTGCAAGTTACACATGATGCGGACCGCCGCGCAAGCCGATGCGTGGCGGATCGGGCCTCACTTGGCCAGCGGTCTAACGTTGCGTCACTACAGTTCGTTTGCCGATTGCCCGTCGTTGGCGGCACTGCAGCAACGGGTCCGAGAGGAAACGCCCGAACTGGACCGGTTTGGCATCCACGTGATGGCTTCGCAAAACGAACTCGGCCAGGTGGTTCTAGGTGATTCACACCAGTACGACGCCGACATCAGCCCCTTCGACCGTTCGGAGATCGACGAACTGATCCTTCGCGAATTGCGACGGCAATTTGTCTTGCCCGACTGGAAGATCGAGGCTCGCTGGCACGGCATCTATGCAAAACATCCCGATCGCGAGATGTTGGAGATCGAAGCGCGGGATCGCGTTCATGTCTGCGTTGCTCCGGGCGGAGCGGGGATGACGATGTCGTTTGGCGTCGCCGATCGCTTCTGGAACCGAATCACCGGGCAAGCTGCATCGCTGTAGATCGCCCACGGTCTTCAGGTCGCGGCCGGGCGTTCCGGGAATGCTCCGTCTGCATCACTCGCCGGCCTTCGACACTCGCTCGAGTTCATCGATATCGGCTCCCGCAATGCTGGCCAAGTGCTGAGTGATCTTCGGTGCGGGCCAGTCCCACCAAGCGATTGTTGTCAGTCGATCCGCGTCGGGGTCGGCAAACCGGCATCGGATCTCGCGGGCTGGGTTGCCGCCGACGATCGTGTAAGCGGGGACATCGGAAGTGACCACCGACTTCGCGGCGATGATCGCACCGTTGCCGATCTTCACGCCCGGCATGATCGTCGCTTCGTATCCAATCCAGACATCGTTTTCGACGACGGTATCACCTTTGTGTGGCAGCGAGCCCACGGCGGGCGCGTTGGACTCCCAGCCTTTGCCAAAGATCCAAAAGGGATACGTACTGACGCCAGCCATCGGATGGTTGGCTCCATTCATGATGAACTTGACGCCGCGGCCGATCGCACAGAACTTGCCGATCGTCAGCTTGTCGCCGATGAAGGGAAAGTGATACAGCACATTGTCGATGAATCGCTCGGGGCCCGCGGGATCGTCGTAGTAGGTGTAGTCACCGACGATGATGTTTTCGACTTCCGCCGCCGCAAGAATCGGCTTGAGGTAGCCGACTTGAGGAAAGCCAGCCAGCGGATGTTGGGTGTGGGGATCGGGACCGTGCATGCGATTCTCTTGGGGAGCGTACGTACGTGGGCAATGTACGCAACCCGCATGCAAATTGGAAGCGGCGTGATGTAGGCACCGATTGGACGCTTGCGACCGATCGATTCGATACCGGCGCAGGGATGGAGGACCGAGACTTTAAAAGAGGCTTAGCTGCTTGGGTGTTGAGAACTCTCTTTGATCGCAACGTTCAGTCGATCCACACTGACGCTTGTCGATCCCGCATCGCGTGCATCGCTGATCAAATCTTTGACCGAATCGAGCAGCGATTCCTCGGCGGTGGAGTTGTTCGGTTCTGCCACTGCGTCGATTTCCTGGACGGTCGATTCCAGGCGATCAAATCGCGCGACCTGATTGCGTCCGTTTCGCTTGGCAGCGTAGAGCGACTGGTCGGCTTGTTCGAGCATCTGTTCAGCAGACTCCGCTCCCAGGTCGCCGCTGGAACAGCCGAGGCTGGCCGTGACGCTCAATTGCGGAAACTGAAGCGCTTCGATCGCCGCGCGGTAGCGTTCGCCGGCACACGCGGCCCCCTCGATATCGCTGTGTTGCAGCAGGACACAAAACTCTTCGCCGCCGTAGCGGCAAACGTAATCGGAATCGCGGGCGGTATCCAGCAACGCCGCCGAAACGCTTTTGAGCACATCGTCTCCTACGGCGTGCCCAAACGAATCGTTGATTCCCTTGAAGTGATCGACGTCGACCATCAGGCAGCTGATGGAGTGCTTGCACCGTATCGCCGAGTTCCATGCCTCTTCCAAGTACTCGAAAAAGGAACGGCGATTCAGACAGGACGTCATCGGATCGCGGGTCGCCAGGAAACGCAGTTGCTCGTTTTGCTCTTCCAGCACCGAGACATCATCCAAGCTCAACAGCATCCCTTTGCATTCACCCTGCTTGTTCAAGATCCGGCTGGCGTTGGGCTTCAGCGTCCGCCGGCACGTCTCCGATTTTCGCAGCTTGATGTTATCAAAGATCTTCGGATCCACCCCGTTCAGCTCGCTCAACAACTCGCTCAACGGACGTTCGTCCTGCGTGTCCCAGGGGAACCAATCGATGTTTTTGCCTTGGCATTCGTCGACGGTGCAGCCGATCATGTCGGCAAATTGCTGGTTCGCGAGGTTGATGCGATACTTTTCATCGAGCACCACCACGCCTTCGGCCATGGTATCCAGGGCCGATCGGACGCGTTCGGGAACCGCTTGGTTGGGATCGAGTTGATTGAAGCAACGGCGCAGCAGCAGTTGGAAACCGACCAGGCAGCCAAGCGTGGTCAGAACCGTCAGCTTGACCGAGGGCAGAGCGAGGAACCCCAGTAGCCCCGTTGCGGTTGGCGACTGAAAGCAGACTTCGATCTGCCCCCACGCCCGGTCGCCTTGCATCACAGGGACCTGGATGCACGTGCTCGACGAAGCCTCGCCATCGCGTCGGCTCCAATTTGCTTGATGCCCTTGCGATGCAAACGCCAGCGATCCATCGGCCTTTCGGCAGGCAGCGGAGAGGACGTCATCGTTTCGGGCGGTGAGTGCGCGCAAGGCGACTTCGATCGCCGCTTGGTCATCGCGCGACGCAAATTGAGAACAGCTGACGGCGATCACTTCGCATAATTGTGTCCGCGCTTGAATTTGCTGTGACGATCCGTCGTCCAGTAGCCCCGTCATGCGTAGGGTCAGCAGGACGGTTGCGGTCCACATCGCCATCGCAAATGCAATCCGGGTTGTTGTGCCAAATCGTTTCATGTTTAGGGGCTTTTAGAATCGAGGTGAAACGGGGGAAGCGACGATTTACTGCAAGGGTCCAACGGGGTCTTGAACACTTGCAATATCCAACAGCGTTTCGCTGTCGCCACTGGAATCCATCGCAACGCGATTCCAGCTTTCAGAAAGGACGGGCAGCGGATCAAACGACACCCAAATTGGCATCGACGACATCAACTTGGTCAACAGCACGCTGCCACGCAGCAACCAGGCGACTTGAGCGATCGACATGCCCGTTGCCAACACGACTGCAGATCCGGCAACCAGTTCAATCGATTCAGCATCCTCCACCACTTCCTGCTGCACGGTATCGATCTGTGCGAACAACTGCTGGCTGTCGAATGCCGTCGACATGTCGAGCATTGAGCTGGTGAAGGGCATGGAGACCGGGGCGATCGGTAGGAATTCGGGGGGCGGTGCTGGAGGAGCTTTGGGAATAAGGATGGGGGCGACGGCGGGAGCGGTCTGGCCGCTGATGCGATACAGCGTCCGCGCCGATGCAACAGGATTGTTGTGCGAAGCGATCGCCGCTGCTTGGGGCTGGATCGGATGGGCTGGCTGCAGCGGAACGAAATTTGGCACCACCAACGGATCGGCAAGCCCCACGTCGTCTATCGCTGCAGTGAAGTCGGGGCCCGCGACACCGGCGGCCAACGTTGGTTGTGTTTCCGACTTCAGTGCGTCGGTCGGTTTCGCTTTACTTTCGGATGCTCGGCTCTTTGCTTCGTTCGAAGCCTGTTTGCTTTGAACCACGCGGGCCGGTTCATTCATGTTTCGGATCGATCTTTCCATTCCCTGCATCACGCCTTGCAACTCCATCCCCATCGCCGTCTCCAGTTCGACAGCGACCGCATTCATGGCCGCTTGCATCACGTCCACGCTGCGGAGCCCGGTTGGCATGTTGGCTTGTGCTGCAGCCAGAGGTGGCGGCTTGGTCGAGAAAATATTGAAATTCGCCTGCGCCATCGACGCCTGGAATTCCAAGTTTGGCTCTGGAGCGTCGTTGCCATCCGCTTCCTGGGATGGTTCTTCAGCAGCTTCGACCCACTGTTCGATGTCCAGAAACAGATCATCGAAGACCAGGTATTCGACGTCGATCAACAGTTGTTCCGTGCCGGTTTGCATGTGAATCAACCGAACGGCTTTACCGAGGTCCGTTGTGTCGAGCAGGAATTCTTCGCGATCACCCGCGGCGACGAAGGTGTCTTCGCCGTCGCGACCATCGACAACGTAAGCGGAATTGTATTGCTCGATTGTGTCGTCCGTTGGCGTTCCGATCGTGATCGCCCACGACGCCAGCGGCGGCTGCAAAGTGTCGGGCGTTAACAAGTCGGCGGTCAGCGTGATGGTGGGAAGTGGTTCGATCGAAAGGATCCGCAGATCGTCGAGATCGTTTATCGAGACGGTCCACGATGTCGGTGATGTGCGCACGCCGTGGCTGAGCGCCGCCTCGGCGGGAACTCCTGTGATGCTCAATGAATCGGCTTCGGCCAGGGAAACGAAGCTGTCGAATGCGATGTTCACGCGAGCTGATTCCATGCTCACGGTTCGCGAGAGGATCGCCGGGGACGTTTGGTCTGCCGCGGTGCCGATCCAATATGTTGCGATGCCGCCGTTGGCCAGCCCAACCATCGATCCTGCAGGTTCGCCATGCAACGCCGTTTGGTTCATCACGATGGGATCGGCGATCGGTTCTGCGTCGTCGTTAAATTGTTCGACAACGAACTCAGGATCGGACTCCGATTCGCCACGAAAGTAACCTATCGCAAATCCGCCGCCAGCGAGTTTGGTCAGCGCAACCGGAGCGGCACCGATGTCGGCGCTTGCGTCCAACGCGTGTTCGGAGATCAAGTTCCCCGTGGCGTCGACAACGATTATCGCGGGATACGATTGCGGCTCGCTCCATCGCGTCCCTGCCAGGACCCATCGTCCATCGTCCAACGCGGCGAGTTCAGGTGTCGGCGAAAAGCTGTCGCTGGTGATTTCAAAGGGATCGTTGGCCCAGGTTCCGTCGGCTTCCAGGACGCCTAAAAATTGCTGTTCAGACTGTTCGGTTGGATCTGTCGACCACTCGGTCCACGAGATTCCAAACTCATCACCAGAATGTGATATCCATTGCAGGTCATCGATCTGTGACGTGGGGGATGTCGAAGCGATCGTCATCGGTTGGCCGGTAATCTGGCCATCCAGATCAAAACGTTGAGCCTGGATGGTTGTTGCTTCGTTCTCATTCCAGGCGAGCATCCAGCCGCCGTCCTCGACTGCAACCAGGTCGATCTCGAAGCTGGCCGGCGTGGTCGTGACGGCAAAGTCG
Above is a genomic segment from Rosistilla ulvae containing:
- a CDS encoding TIGR03364 family FAD-dependent oxidoreductase, which translates into the protein MTKKCDVAVVGAGIVGLAHAWMAAARGKKVLLVERSAVASGASIRNFGMVWPIGQPAGELHRVAMRSRELWLALAKQSGVWANACGSLHLAHRPDELAVLEEFVAQNQNGEINVQMLTADETLRRTPAAKPEGLLGSMWSDTELCVNPPRAIAAIPSWLSSRYGVDCEFATTVCELADGTLQSSDARQWQADRVVVCSGIDFQTLLPEAFAQSPLKICKLHMMRTAAQADAWRIGPHLASGLTLRHYSSFADCPSLAALQQRVREETPELDRFGIHVMASQNELGQVVLGDSHQYDADISPFDRSEIDELILRELRRQFVLPDWKIEARWHGIYAKHPDREMLEIEARDRVHVCVAPGGAGMTMSFGVADRFWNRITGQAASL
- a CDS encoding CatB-related O-acetyltransferase, whose protein sequence is MHGPDPHTQHPLAGFPQVGYLKPILAAAEVENIIVGDYTYYDDPAGPERFIDNVLYHFPFIGDKLTIGKFCAIGRGVKFIMNGANHPMAGVSTYPFWIFGKGWESNAPAVGSLPHKGDTVVENDVWIGYEATIMPGVKIGNGAIIAAKSVVTSDVPAYTIVGGNPAREIRCRFADPDADRLTTIAWWDWPAPKITQHLASIAGADIDELERVSKAGE
- a CDS encoding sensor domain-containing diguanylate cyclase, translating into MKRFGTTTRIAFAMAMWTATVLLTLRMTGLLDDGSSQQIQARTQLCEVIAVSCSQFASRDDQAAIEVALRALTARNDDVLSAACRKADGSLAFASQGHQANWSRRDGEASSSTCIQVPVMQGDRAWGQIEVCFQSPTATGLLGFLALPSVKLTVLTTLGCLVGFQLLLRRCFNQLDPNQAVPERVRSALDTMAEGVVVLDEKYRINLANQQFADMIGCTVDECQGKNIDWFPWDTQDERPLSELLSELNGVDPKIFDNIKLRKSETCRRTLKPNASRILNKQGECKGMLLSLDDVSVLEEQNEQLRFLATRDPMTSCLNRRSFFEYLEEAWNSAIRCKHSISCLMVDVDHFKGINDSFGHAVGDDVLKSVSAALLDTARDSDYVCRYGGEEFCVLLQHSDIEGAACAGERYRAAIEALQFPQLSVTASLGCSSGDLGAESAEQMLEQADQSLYAAKRNGRNQVARFDRLESTVQEIDAVAEPNNSTAEESLLDSVKDLISDARDAGSTSVSVDRLNVAIKESSQHPSS